One Mycolicibacterium sarraceniae genomic window carries:
- a CDS encoding helix-turn-helix transcriptional regulator, giving the protein MPTDDDRRAELGAFLRSSRERLGRADFGLPPAGRGRTVGLRREEVSYLSGVSVTWYTWLEQGRDINPSRQVLDALSHTLRLGVPEHRYVLSLAGFAPLPARSAGDVEPPPPHLQRFLDAIGDNPAYALTAEWGIAGWNEAYQRLYPNVASTAATERNLLWVVFTDPAVRNLLGDWQLTSQRFLAEFRAEIGSRLGDPAILDLVARLSEASADFRAGWERHDIHGFESRERVFHHPEFGTVRYEHHQLRPSDQPEFQLVVYTRA; this is encoded by the coding sequence GTGCCCACCGATGATGACCGCCGGGCCGAACTCGGTGCCTTCCTGCGTTCGAGCCGCGAACGGCTGGGCCGCGCCGACTTCGGTCTACCTCCGGCGGGCCGGGGCCGGACGGTCGGGTTGCGACGTGAGGAGGTGTCCTACCTGTCCGGGGTGAGCGTCACCTGGTACACGTGGCTCGAACAGGGCCGCGATATCAACCCCTCGCGGCAAGTGCTCGACGCCCTCAGCCACACCCTGCGCCTTGGAGTGCCCGAGCACCGCTATGTTCTCAGCCTGGCCGGTTTCGCGCCGCTGCCCGCCCGATCCGCGGGTGATGTCGAGCCGCCGCCGCCGCACCTTCAGCGTTTCCTCGACGCGATCGGCGACAACCCCGCCTATGCGTTGACCGCGGAGTGGGGTATCGCCGGCTGGAATGAGGCTTACCAACGCCTCTACCCCAACGTCGCGTCGACCGCGGCCACCGAGCGCAACCTGTTGTGGGTCGTCTTCACCGACCCCGCCGTGCGCAACCTGCTCGGCGACTGGCAGCTGACAAGCCAACGCTTCCTTGCGGAGTTTCGCGCCGAAATCGGTTCGCGTCTGGGCGATCCCGCTATATTGGACCTCGTCGCGCGACTGTCCGAGGCCAGCGCCGATTTTCGCGCCGGGTGGGAACGCCACGATATCCACGGCTTCGAATCGCGCGAGCGGGTTTTCCACCACCCCGAGTTCGGCACCGTGCGCTACGAACACCACCAACTGCGCCCATCGGACCAACCCGAGTTCCAACTCGTCGTCTACACACGTGCGTAA